In Lolium rigidum isolate FL_2022 chromosome 3, APGP_CSIRO_Lrig_0.1, whole genome shotgun sequence, the genomic window TATATATACCATAACTTGGAGATGAGACACTGGTCAAATAGTACCTCTCATTTTTGTTCAAATAACTTCCCAGTTTCGGAGTACAGCTCCCACAAAGCTTTCAGTCTGCAGTATGTGAACGAAGTTCATTAAGGACATGAAAGAACATGATCAATACACCAAAGAACCAACATGAAGACAACTGTTGCTTACAGAGGATGACACGAATCTTTCTCACATAGCTCCCTAATACAGTCCAAAAGATCTGCCAATATATCCTTGTAATAATATGAGATCATGAGATCTAATTCTCTGTAACTTTCAAGGACTTGAACGCCATTTCTCTGCCACGAAATATAGCATTTTTAGAATTCAACCAACGCTAACAAGTAAAACATAAAATAGCAAGGGAAAATAATACCATTGTTTTTCCAGGTGAATGGACAAAAAAATGCCTGAGATGTTTTATCATGTTAAGACAGGTTGCAGTATACCGCTCCCCAATCTTCGGTTTTCCATCCCAGTAGATATCATCAAATAGTGTGTCAGAGTGTGCAATGTCAACCCACTCAGGCTCTACCTGGTTGGGATTGGTAGCCGGTGGTTTCAGCGAAGGTGGGTATTTCAACTCATCTAGCACGGGATCAAAATCAGGATCAATACTTGGCCTTTCCCTTACTGTTGCCTTCAAGCCATTACCATCTAAATACTGATCCATGTTAATCAGCACCATCATCCTAGCAGCATCGGTAGAAAGTGCAGCATTAGATGTCATTTTCTTGAAGAAACTTTCTCTTGAATCTGGATTTGAATCGAAGTCAGCAGGTGGATTCTTAAGAACATTCTCCAGATGAGCAATGTAAGGAGGGGGTTCTGGAAAACTCTTGAATTCAGAGAGAAGATGCTTTATGATCTGATCCAGATCAAGAATTAGGTACGAAAGACAAATAGAATATCCAGGGTTTTTATTTATTCTACAAAGAACGCCATCTATAACTATCATATCTTCTTTCTTGAATTCGCCTTTCCAACATAACCCTTTGCGGAAGTTTTTAACAGCATGAGCAAGAAAACTGTTCAAGAGTATCGTTCCTGTGCTTGTTACAGGATACATGGTAACACTTGGATCAATGCTACCAAATTCTGCCGTAGTGCACGCTTTGAAATTGAATGCCTCTACAGGGGCATTTTTAGGATCTTTCAGAAAAATTGGCAAAGATACTGCCCCATCGATAACGAACTCAGGTAGTTTATCCTGTTACAGAAGCAACCAGAAGAAATTAAAATTAGTTATTAAACAATATGATAAAGCTAACAGACAGACTCCTATGTGCAGCAAGCAAATAAGCAATGTGCTAAAGATGGTGCCAGCTCTGATCTTAAATGGTTCTATAGGTGCATTTTTAGGTTATGTGGGAGCTACAAAGTAAGTTCTGACTTCTCCATGTTTTATTTTTTCTGAGATTAACAGGCTTGTAAGGGATTATTCACTTCGGGTCACAGTAATTTCAGACTGGATCGACCATCTCTGGTATAAACTCAAATTCAAAGTTTACTACAGCAATATAAGATAAATCTACCTCACTGCTCTGTTATCAAATATTTTTTGCAACACTACAATACTAAAGTATGTGCATAATGGCTGAAAGATTAAAAGTAAATTAGAAACTATATGATATTGGCAAATGGCAATCACCTCAACAATAAGCAAGTTGAATATGTTGccgacttggtcaggctggaatgGTAGTGATGGGTTATATCGCTCCGTTCCATctactacaaagttgtagaggtATACACCAGGCTCCATACTTAATGAACAACGATGTTCACCTTCATATGGTGATGCATAGTGCCTGCAGTATATATTAAACAACATAAATGAAGATAGTAGCACAATTTTTATTGCTTCACAATTTGTCCTATTAGCCTACAGGACATATGAATGCAAGTTATTTTACTGTTCTAGCCATTTCATCCCTAAGCCTACAGGAACTTGTGGCGGATGGTGAACGTATCCCTCAATTTAGCATATGATTGTAGATGTTAATCAACTTGAGGTTACAAGAAATTAACTTACATGTTCGCCCAACCATCCCATGATCCACGAACGAACACTTGATTTCCACCCAGGTTCCATGTCATTGTTGCTTCTTTCAGACCCTTTGGTGGCTCCTGAGGTGAAGTAGTGCTGGAAGACGCTTCCCCATGGAGAATCCTGGAGGACGTTCCAAGCAGCTTCTCATTTCGTCCATTAACTCCACATGCCACTATTTGCGGGCGGATCACCGGTGTACTTGAAGGTTGTTGGGATATCTGAGAGCGATGTTGCATCTGCTAATACACATGTCAATATAACATATAATATAACGCAACTTCAGGTTGGATCTACCATCCCTGGTATAAACTCAAATTCACAGTTTACTGTTAGGTAAACACAATTCTAACAGCAATCTTAAGAAAAAAATTACTAGCTTGTTTTGTTTGAACAAAAACAATGGGCAATGATGCTTCTTATTGTGTAACCACCTCACTGTTGTGTTATAAAATATTTACTTGCATCGCTACAATACTAAAGTATATGTCATGGTTTAAGGCGGTAAGGGGATCTAAAGCGCTCAGGCACCTTTTCAACTTTTAAGCACTTAAAGAATAAGGCAAGGTGACGCCTTAGaacagtatcaactattttaatcAACAAATTAGGAACTAGCCTCAAATATTTTAATTAGCTAACAGACATGCAGCTAGCCTCAAGCAGCAGCTATGTCAAACAGCTAACCTCCAAATAGCAGTGCAGCTACCAGGGACCAGCAGCTAACAAGTATCAgcagctactactactactactactactactacttaaaGAGAGGCACAGAGGCAAAGTATCACCACAGGTACACAAGAGCAAGCAGGCACGGGAAAAAAGATAGCAGTGTAGGGCAGATAGAAAAGATTCATGTGTACTGGtctgctcctctctctctctctctctctcccccctctcTTTTCCCTTACTTTGGGCTCCAGATTCCCTCCTTCTCTGATTCCTGCTCAAGCTGGACCACCTCTGTCTATGGCGAACCTAAGGCGAGCTTGACGCCTTGATGGCACAGGGCGCCCTGACGCCTAAGCGACACCTTACAGACGCCTTAAAAACCAGGGTATATGTGCATAATGACTGCAGCTTTTCAGATTAAAAAGAAGTTAGAAAGCATAGGATCTTAGCACTCACCGGAACAATAAGCTTGTTGAACTTGTTGCCCATTTGATCATCGTGGTATGGTAGTGATGGGTTGAGTTGCTCTATTCCATCTACTACGAATCGGTAGATGTACACACCAGGCTGGATACTTAATGAACAACGATGCCCACCTTCATATGGTGATGCATAGTACCTGCAGTACATACATTAAACGACATAAATAAAGATAGTAGCACAAACTTTATTGCTTCACACTTTGTCATGTTAGCAATTCACAGAACATATGAATGCAAGTTACTATTCTAGCCATTTCATCCTTAAACCTGCAGAAACTTATGGCGGATGGTGAACGTATCCCTCGATTCAGCATTTGATTGTAGACAGGTTACAGGAAATGAACTTACATGCGAGACCAATTATCCCATGATCCACGAACGAACACTAACTTTCCACCTAGATTCCATGTCAACGTACTTGGTGGATGTTGGGGTGTCTGAGAGTGATGTTGTATCTGCAACACAAACAAGATGCAGTTAATACACATGCCAATGTACCATATAATATAATGCAGCCAGATCATTTATATGTGAGAATCTTACTGTATTTACCGGATTGGGTTGAAGTACGCAGTTTGACCCAGAACGCCCATCCATCTGTAACTGCGTTGGTGAACACCCCATCATTGCCAAGGCAGGCTGCATTGATACAAAGGGATGTTGCACGATTCCAAACTGAGGTTGAATCATTGGTAACTGAGGATTCATCATCAGCGAAGGCTGCATCAGAGATGAGGGGGCCGTCATTGGGGCTTGAGGCTGCATTGGTGCTGGTGGCACTTGAGCCTGCATTAGTGCTGGTGGCACTTGAGGCTGCACTGGAGGTGAATGCGACATCACCATGGCTGGAGGTACAGTCCCTGATGCCATTTTGAGAAGCTTCGCGGCTTCAATTGCCTGCACAACATCATTTCAAAGAGTATCTtgcagaaaaaaaaaaaagaaaattagaaATGCTAACTGTTGATGTAACTGACCTCCCCTATAGAACTGAACTCTCTGCCATCACCAATTCGAAATTGCTTGGTTTCCATCATGAGCACCGGCGGATCCCACCATCTATCATTGTGTTGCTCCATTGCTGTAGGCATGTGCATTACATATATTTCAGTTAGATGCCTTGAGAGTTAAGCAACTGTATGAATAGATATGCATGGAACAATATCTAATAGCAATGATAGACATACATCTGTGGAAGGACCTATCTTGCAGCTCTTTATATTTGGCTAGACTAATCAGGATAAAGTTCACAAGGTCATTCATTTAAAACATTTGTTTTGTGCAAAAGGGGTATTACAGGTATGATGCATTCAAATCATGAATAACAACCCTATGCATGGCAAGTACCTTTGTGCATGGTAGATATGAAACAAACTATGCCGCAGTTCTAAAACTTTTGTGCATTCATCGAAATCATACGTGGACAAAATATCTTGGATACATCTACATCGACAGGTGCTGAAAGAGTTGGGACATAATTCACCTTAAGAGGCCCGGAAGGTACACTCTACTTCCCTTATCCTCCTCTCTCGCTGAATAGCTGCGCAGGGACCGAAGATGGCAGGAAACCCTCTACAGAAACTTGCCGTAGATCTTGAACCAGCTCTACAAGTTGGTGACCGGATCCTGGAAGTAGCCGACGAGGAACTCAGCCAACTCCTGGCCGAAACAGGCCTCCTGCTTGATTCGCGACTGCCTTCGGCGTCGTCAATGGAGAGGCTGGGGACGTTCAACGGCGTCGTCGATGGTGAGACCGGCGGCAGCGTCGATTATGCTGGTCGTCCGCCTAGGGTGCTGCTCCCGTAGGCGACAAAGAGGGAGACGCCGGTGAGAATTGGTTAGGCTTAGGCAGACAGGAGAGAGATGGTGGAGAGGTGGCAAGGTAAAGAGGGATGGGGCGGACGCTCTGCTGCGCCAGATCCCGAGCCACCGCGGCGCATCGGCGGGGTCCGCCAGGTCAAGGAGACGCGACGATAGCAGATCTGGCCATGGGAGGAAGGTTGGACCTggaagggaagaagagaagagagaaGCGCGGCGGGGCAGGGCAGGGCGCGGGGGAGAGAAGAggtcggtggcggcggaggaggaactaTGCAAGGGTTTGAGGGATGCGGTGGGGACTTGATGGTAATTTTTAGTGTCCCCGCTCGCGCCCGTGGTTCTAGAAATTTTGGGATTCCCGCCCGCACGCAGCCGGTGCGTGTGCGAAAAAATGTACGCTCTAGTGGGACCCAGGGATGAAGCAGATTTTTGACGAAAATAAGAATGACCCtctggccaaactatttcactggactaacccttttgtgtggcggccTTGCGAGCGCCGCCACacttgcatgtgtggcgcccgaacCCGCCCCAGCCTgaccatcttcttcttccctcttcttttcttctctgGAGCCACGGAACCGTCGCCAccggccgcctctcctcccccccccaccaccaccaaattGTCCAAGAAATCGACGTATCTGACCGGCCAAATCCTTCCCCATCCATTCcttaaggtattccccttcggttCCCTTTGATTCATCCAATATTTCCTCCGATTTAATTCGATTTATACATGGAAAGTAGATTTCAAATTTTGGTTAgtggaatctacattgtagtGTATGTGTTGAAATTCATAGCCTCATGTAtgtatgtgtttgaaccatagatttgttggaaccctagatgtgaaattttatatgtatgtgttgaaatggctaatatttgcttagcaaatgcattctattgtcttcCATATGCCTAGTATTTGCTTAGGAAATGCATTCTATTATCttacatatgcctagtatttgcttaggaatggctcatatttgttaggaatggctcataatatggtgtatttgtgaAAAAATGTACGATGGTGGCTCCTAGATGATCACTATGACAGGTAACACCGGGTCTATCATATCGCGGAACTAGGGAAggtactaatttttttttttgttaacacCTCTTGTTTTATTCCATTAGATATGGTATAATATTATGTGTCTGGATGTGCTTGTAGACTGttgagcccttgaagattcgttaccacggTAGCATGAAGGACATGACGTATGACAAGCGGTACACGGAGAACAtcgagcctaccggtcttctctCATTCATCTCGCTTGTAAGCCGGGGGTTGtcgaacatgaacgccgcggcaaTCACCgcgcttgtcgaccggtggaggccggagacgcataccttccacttgagggccggcgagatgacccctactcttcaggatgtttccatgatccttggtcttcctattcagggcgagccattGTGTATGAACACACTTTTGATGGGTGGCGCGGGTAGATGGAGGAtcttattggcatggctcctccggAGCCACCAAATAAAAAAGATAGAGCTCTCGCCAGCGTAAAATACAAGTGGATCAAGAATAACTTTGGAAAATGCCCCCTTGGGGCCAACGTGGACACTGTCCGGACATACaccgatgcgtgtagttgacacgtccgttgggaaccccaagaggaaggtgtgatgcgtacaacggcaagtttccctcagtaagaaaccaaggtttaatcgaaccagtaggagtcaagaagcacgttgaaggttgatggcggcgggatgtagtgcggcgcaacaccgcagattccggcgccaacgtggaacctcgcacaacacaaccaaagtactttgccccaacgaaacaggtgaggttgtcaatctcaccggtttgttgtaacaaaggattaaccgtattgtgtggaggatgattgtttgcgaaaaacagtagaacaagtattgcaagtagattgtatttcaagtatagagaattggaccggggtccacagttcactagaggtgtctctcccataagataaacagacatgttgggtgaacaaattacggttgggcaattgacaaataaagagggcatgaccatgcacatacatattatgatgagtatagtgagatttaattgggcattacgacaaagtacatagaccgccatccaagcatgcatctatgcctaaaaagtccaccttcagagttatcatccgaacccccgatacgtctccaacgtatcgataatttcttgtgttccatgccacattattgatgttatctacatgttttatgcacactttatgtcatattcgtgcattttctcggaactaacctattaacaagatgccgaagtgccgctctcgttttctcgctgtttttggtttcggaaatcctagtaacgaaatattctcgaatcggacgaaatcaacgccaaagttcctattttcatcggaagcatccgaacacccgggaaggaccggagggggccacagggccaccaaaccctaggccggcgcggccgaggggggccgcgccgccctatggtgtggccccccgtcggccctccccgcgccgcctcttc contains:
- the LOC124699997 gene encoding uncharacterized protein LOC124699997 isoform X2; the protein is MEQHNDRWWDPPVLMMETKQFRIGDGREFSSIGEAIEAAKLLKMASGTVPPAMVMSHSPPVQPQVPPALMQAQVPPAPMQPQAPMTAPSSLMQPSLMMNPQLPMIQPQFGIVQHPFVSMQPALAMMGCSPTQLQMDGRSGSNCVLQPNPIQHHSQTPQHPPSTLTWNLGGKLVFVRGSWDNWSRMYYASPYEGGHRCSLSIQPGVYIYRFVVDGIEQLNPSLPYHDDQMGNKFNKLIVPMQHRSQISQQPSSTPVIRPQIVACGVNGRNEKLLGTSSRILHGEASSSTTSPQEPPKGLKEATMTWNLGGNQVFVRGSWDGWANMHYASPYEGEHRCSLSMEPGVYLYNFVVDGTERYNPSLPFQPDQVGNIFNLLIVEDKLPEFVIDGAVSLPIFLKDPKNAPVEAFNFKACTTAEFGSIDPSVTMYPVTSTGTILLNSFLAHAVKNFRKGLCWKGEFKKEDMIVIDGVLCRINKNPGYSICLSYLILDLDQIIKHLLSEFKSFPEPPPYIAHLENVLKNPPADFDSNPDSRESFFKKMTSNAALSTDAARMMVLINMDQYLDGNGLKATVRERPSIDPDFDPVLDELKYPPSLKPPATNPNQVEPEWVDIAHSDTLFDDIYWDGKPKIGERYTATCLNMIKHLRHFFVHSPGKTMRNGVQVLESYRELDLMISYYYKDILADLLDCIRELCEKDSCHPLLKALWELYSETGKLFEQK
- the LOC124699997 gene encoding uncharacterized protein LOC124699997 isoform X1 — its product is MEQHNDRWWDPPVLMMETKQFRIGDGREFSSIGEAIEAAKLLKMASGTVPPAMVMSHSPPVQPQVPPALMQAQVPPAPMQPQAPMTAPSSLMQPSLMMNPQLPMIQPQFGIVQHPFVSMQPALAMMGCSPTQLQMDGRSGSNCVLQPNPIQHHSQTPQHPPSTLTWNLGGKLVFVRGSWDNWSRMYYASPYEGGHRCSLSIQPGVYIYRFVVDGIEQLNPSLPYHDDQMGNKFNKLIVPQMQHRSQISQQPSSTPVIRPQIVACGVNGRNEKLLGTSSRILHGEASSSTTSPQEPPKGLKEATMTWNLGGNQVFVRGSWDGWANMHYASPYEGEHRCSLSMEPGVYLYNFVVDGTERYNPSLPFQPDQVGNIFNLLIVEDKLPEFVIDGAVSLPIFLKDPKNAPVEAFNFKACTTAEFGSIDPSVTMYPVTSTGTILLNSFLAHAVKNFRKGLCWKGEFKKEDMIVIDGVLCRINKNPGYSICLSYLILDLDQIIKHLLSEFKSFPEPPPYIAHLENVLKNPPADFDSNPDSRESFFKKMTSNAALSTDAARMMVLINMDQYLDGNGLKATVRERPSIDPDFDPVLDELKYPPSLKPPATNPNQVEPEWVDIAHSDTLFDDIYWDGKPKIGERYTATCLNMIKHLRHFFVHSPGKTMRNGVQVLESYRELDLMISYYYKDILADLLDCIRELCEKDSCHPLLKALWELYSETGKLFEQK